In a single window of the Gossypium hirsutum isolate 1008001.06 chromosome A13, Gossypium_hirsutum_v2.1, whole genome shotgun sequence genome:
- the LOC107893812 gene encoding NAC domain-containing protein 92-like: MEDAIVVNQRQQELMELPPGFRFHPTDEEIITHYLLEKVMNSNFSAAAIGEADLNKSEPWDLPDKAKMGEKEWYFFCQRDRKYPTGMRTNRATQAGYWKATGKDKEIFKGKGCLVGMKKTLVFYKGRAPRGEKTNWVMHEYRLEGKFSYYNLPKAAKDEWVVCRVFHKNTAGINKSPIAMASLGDEFMDYASLPPLMDPTFDCESEFKAINKTPVSSSIFNPQIPTQDPVFFHPETSDSGTGSFRTEDEASIRALAGNYSGDHIGQRQCNKVEQFSSNQSMVSPSQDTGHSTEINNNEISSVISKSFGLGSIDPYDDIEDLACLWNY; the protein is encoded by the exons ATGGAAGACGCCATTGTTGTTAACCAACGACAACAAGAGCTGATGGAGTTGCCGCCTGGTTTTCGGTTTCATCCTACCGATGAGGAGATTATAACTCATTATCTTTTAGAGAAGGTTATGAACAGCAACTTCAGTGCCGCTGCTATTGGGGAAGCTGATTTGAACAAGTCTGAACCTTGGGATTTGCCTG ACAAAGCCAAGATGGGGGAGAAAGAATGGTACTTCTTTTGCCAAAGAGATAGGAAGTACCCGACCGGGATGAGAACAAACCGAGCAACCCAAGCTGGATATTGGAAGGCAACTGGAAAAGATAAAGAGATTTTCAAAGGAAAAGGTTGCCTTGTTGGGATGAAAAAGACCCTTGTTTTCTATAAAGGGAGAGCTCCACGGGGAGAGAAAACTAACTGGGTCATGCATGAATATAGGCTTGAAGGCAAATTCTCTTACTATAATCTTCCCAAAGCTGCTAAG GATGAATGGGTTGTTTGTAGGGTTTTTCATAAGAATACAGCAGGGATCAATAAAAGTCCAATTGCAATGGCTTCTCTTGGGGATGAATTTATGGACTATGCTTCATTGCCTCCTCTCATGGATCCTACTTTTGATTGTGAATCTGAATTCAAGGCCATCAATAAAACCCCAGTTTCAAGCTCTATTTTCAACCCTCAAATTCCAACCCAAGACCCCGTTTTCTTCCATCCAGAGACCTCGGATTCCGGCACTGGCAGCTTCCGAACCGAGGACGAGGCAAGTATAAGAGCATTGGCAGGCAATTACAGTGGTGATCATATCGGGCAGAGGCAGTGCAACAAGGTGGAGCAGTTTTCATCAAATCAGTCTATGGTGAGTCCGTCACAAGACACTGGCCATAGCACTGAAATTAACAACAATGAGATTTCATCAGTGATTTCAAAGAGTTTTGGACTTGGAAGCATAGATCCGTATGATGATATTGAAGATTTGGCATGTTTATGGAACTACTGA